Sequence from the Paenibacillus tundrae genome:
CAGGTACAGCGACAACAAAGTTCACTTTACCATCTGCAGGAGCACCCAGAACGAGGACTGCATTAGGCAGTTTCGCCTTCAGTTCATCCGCTACAGTTCGCAGTGCATCCATGTTCGGAGCATCCACACGAGCCGCTAGCACCTGTGTGTTACCAGCTTGTACGACTTGGTCGGTCAGTTGACCTGCTTCCATAGCACTGAGTTTGCTTTGCAGGGATTCTGCTTCTCTCGCTGCTTCTTTCAATTGTTGATTCAAGCCTTCGATCCGTTTAGGCACATCAGCAACATTCGCTTTGAGCAAGGTAGCCGATTGTTTCAACAGTTCTAATTGACTCTCAACATAGAGATATGCACCACGACCCGTAACAGCTTCAATACGGCGCACACCGGAACCAATTCCGCTTTCGCTTACTAGTTTGAAAATTCCAATCTCCGATGTATTATTTACGTGGCAACCGCCGCAAAGTTCCAAACTGTAGTCTCCTACTTGAACTACGCGCACGATATCCCCGTATTTTTCACCAAATAGCGCCATTGCGCCCATTTCCTTGGCCTCATCGATCGCCTTCAATTCAATATTCACGTTCAAGCGATTCCAGATCTGTTCGTTAACCTGACGCTCGATCTCCGTCAATTCTTCCGGTGTGATGCTGCCGAAGTGTGAGAAGTCGAAACGCAGACGTTGTGGTTCAACCAGTGATCCTGCTTGATTAACGTGAGTTCCTAGTACATCCTTGAGCGCTTTGTGCAACAGGTGGGTTGCGGTATGGTTTTTGATAATATCCCCACGTTTGGACGCATCCACCTCTGCTTTAATGACATCCCCTACACGCAGCTCACCAGCTTCTACCACAACCAAATGCACATGTTGTCCCATTGGAGCTTTGAACAAGCCTTGAACTTTAGCAGTCATGTTAGCTCCGCGCAATAAACCTTGGTCACTGACTTGTCCGCCACTTTCCGCATAGAACGGTGTTTGGTCAAGGATGACTTGGCAAGACTGCCCTTCACCGACAGCATCCACAAGCGCTTCGTCAGCAACAATAGCTACCACTTTCGCTTCCTTCAACAGGTCAGTATAACCAACAAACTCGCTTTTAACCTCTAGATCAGCAAGAGGGCCACCTTGAGCCTTCATACTTTCGTTCTCTTGACGACCTGCACGTCCAAGATCACGTTGTCTCTGCATCGATACATCGAATCCTTCACGGTCTACCGTGAGGCCATTCTCAGCTGCATAGTCTTCTGTGAGGTCAAACGGGAATCCATATGTGTCATACAATTTGAAAGCTTCTGGGCCACTTATCACTGTGCGTCCTTCCGCTTTAGCTGCTGCACTAATATCAGCCAGAATCGCCAATCCATCGCTAAGTGTTTCGTGGAAACGCTCTTCTTCCGTTTTGATGACTTTAGCAATGAACTCTTGCTTCTCCACCACTTCTGGATAGTACACGCCCATAACCTCACCGACAGTTGTTGTCAGTTCATACAGGAACGGACGGTCTAGTCCAAGCACTTTACCGTAACGCACTGCACGGCGGAGCAAACGACGGATAACGTATCCACGGCCATCATTACCTGGCAAAATGCCATCACCTACAGCGAAAGAAACCGTACGGATGTGATCCGCAATCACTTTTAGCGCAACGTCAATTTCCACGCTATCATTATATTTAACACCAGCAAGTGCCGCTGTTCTTTGAATCATCGGTTGGAACAGGTCTGTATCGAAGTTGGAATCCACATTTTGAAGAATGGAAGCAAACCGCTCCAGCCCTGCGCCTGTATCAATATTTTTGTTCGGAAGCGGAGTATAGCTGCCATCTTTATTATGATTGAATTGGGAGAATACCAAGTTCCATACTTCAAGGTAACGCTCGTTTTCCCCACCTGGATACATCTCTGGATCACTCATGTCGTTGCCATAAGCTTCACCGCGGTCATAGAAAATTTCCGTACATGGTCCACAAGGGCCTTCACCGATGTCCCAGAAGTTCTCGTCCAGCTTAATAATCCGTTCTGCCGGTAGACCAATCTTTTCGTTCCACAGCTTGAACGCTTCTTCGTCTTCTGGATATACCGTTACGGACAGGCGCTCTGGGTCGAAACCAATCCACTCTTTGCTTGTCAGGAACTCCCATGCCCATTCGATGGTCTCTTCCTTGAAGTAATCACCAATGGAAAAGTTACCTAACATTTCGAAAAATGTATGGTGACGGCGCGTTTTGCCGACATTCTCGATATCATTCGTACGAATACATTTTTGCGAGTTCGCAAGACGCGGATTCTCTGGCTTCTCACGACCGTCAAAATATGGTTTGAGTGGCGCCATACCTGCATTAATCCACAACAAAGATGGATCATTGTGAGGTACAAGAGATGCACTTGGTTCAATTTTATGACCTTTACTTGCAAAAAACTCTAACCATTTAGACCGGATTTCACTAGCTTTCATGTTGGTCTTCCTCCAATTTAATTATAATGTCCGGTGCTGTAACTCCCCGGTTTGTTAATCATGATAATGCGATAAAAACAACACAAAAAACGCCCCTGATTATATCAGGGACGATGTTATCGCGGTACCACCCTGGTTATTGCCATTTATCCAGGATAAATAGACAATCGCCTCGTTGATGCGAATAACGGTCGCTTCCGGCAGGGTTGTCCTGCACTCCGAAATTAGCTTTCTGCCGCTTCAACTTCCTAGACTCTTCCAGCCATCAGGCAGATTCAACTCTGCTCCGAAGGAGTCTATTCTCTGAGAAAGGAACCCCGGCATACTTGATTTCATCATCGATTTCATAGTCTAAACATACACCCTCATTATATCGATATGCCTATCAGGTGTCAACGCACGTCACTTCCGCTTCCAGACTGGCTCTATTCAATCCTCCGCTTAATGTAATATGCGAAGAAATGCTGCATAATCACTTTCAAGACGGCAAAGACAGGTACAGCGAGAATAAGTCCAACAATGCCGGCCAGCTCTCCCCCAACGAGAAGGGCAAAGATAATCGACAGCGGATGCAGGTGCAATGTTCGCCCGACCACCTGTGGTGAGATGACGTTACTTTCTAATACCTGACATAACGTATTAACGATGACCACGAACAGCACCATTTTGAGAGATACGGTGGACGCCATTACGACTGCAGGTGCTGCCCCCAGAAACGGCCCCAGATAAGGAACGATATTAAACACCGCAACAATGCTTGCCAGTAATAAGGCATACGGCATATCGACAATCACGTAACCGATGTAGGCAAAGATCCCCACGATTACACACACAATAAATTGCCCACGAATGTAATTGCCCAGTGCAGCATCAATCTCTTTCATAACTGAAACAATGGCCTTGCGACGTGAGCGGGGTAAGTAGGCAACAACCGTACGCTCAAATACTTCAAAGTCCTTAAGCATATAGAAAATAAGAAAAGGCACGATGAATACGTTGAACAATACGTTAATTGTTGCTCCGATATTATCCATCAGCACCGTAATTCCTTGGGTCAGCCGATCCTCCATCTGAAAAAACCAGCTATTCATGCCTGTGCGCACGCTTGGCGGCATTAACTTGTTATCCATGCTATTCATCAAACTTTGGGCTCGCATCGAAAGCTCTGGCATATGTTCATTCAACTCTTCCAGTTGTTCAATCAATACAGGAATCACATTCATTAAGATCACGCCGATACAGGTCAGGAAAAAAGCATAAATCAGCAGGACTGCAATTGTCCTCGGCACTTTACGTCCGCCTAGCATACTTACAATTGGATTCAGAACATAAGATATGATGAGGGCAACGATGAATGGTGCCAGAACTGTTTTCAGAAATCCATATATATGAAGCAGCAATGGCCTTAACAACCAGATAAAATATAAAATAATCAAGCCCAGCAGCAGCCAGATGGCGTAACGGAACAGCTTGTGTTTGGTTAATTGCTCCACTTGTATCTCTCCCTTTTGGACTGGCTCTGAAAGTCAGTATATGTAGGAAAGAGAATATTTATTATTAGGACATGTCTCAAAACTCGCTAAAGCGCATCTTTTACCGCCTTTTTGCCCCCGCTGCATACTTCGGATTTTTCACACACGTACTAGAGGTTGTTCAAAAAAGCCCGAAACCGCATTTATTGAACATGCACTATATCTAAACGCAAAAACGCCCCCTTCTCATTGAGAAGGAGACGCATGTTGTAATCCGGTCGAGCATATATTATGGCATACTCTATGAATTACTATGTAACCACACATCTATATGCCCTGTCCCGCATATTGCAACAGCATTTAACGACATAAACTGTCATCAAACCGCATATAGAGGAAGTTCATTGACTTTAAGAAGATGCGTGCAGGTGAGGGAAGTCTTGTGGTAACTCTTCCCCGAAGAACAAGTCATCGAGTGAGCTAAGTGTGCCGTCTTCTTCTACCTGATACACAGACATCTTCTCTCCGTTCACCGTTAATTCGATAAAGCATCCCCAGCAATAAAACTGGTGGGAACCAATTTTCCCGATATCTTTGGAACTACAGTTTGGACATTTCATATTCATTCACCTATCCATTAACAGAATGAATGGCATTTTCCAAGCGCTGCTCACTCAGTGGAGGTACCATAACGGCATTTTCCCCGATAGACATATCGCTTGTACATGGCAGCCATTTACGGCCCTCAATCAGATCGGACACGAACCCGTCCGTAATTTCAATCCCTATTATTGTATTTCCCAACTCTTGGTCAAAATAAACATCAGAGATTCGTCCTAATAACAAACCCTCTTCAGTAAGTACATTTCTCTCCTTCAATTTAGACTGACCGAGAAGGTACGTATGTTTTATGTCGTCGGCTCCCGTCTTGCGGACAGCCTGTTGATTACGGATCATGACGGCATCTTCGCCGTAGGCAACGATATCTTGCCACTGCACGATTTTGACATGACTGGTAAACAGGCCTTTGTTCTCAAGTTCAATGCCTTCAATTTTCCAATCGTCACTCACAATGAAATCCTGGATTTTGCCGACCTGTTTGCCATCCTCAACATCAAAAACAGCTAGACCGATCATTTCCTGAAGCTTCATCGTAGGGTCCCCCTCATCTTCTTATCATTAAATAGGCGCGGTGCTATCATTGTTAGGTATGCCCAAAGCTTATGAATGGCAATCAGATACCAACATGCAAACCGCTCTATCCAACCGATGAAATGGAACTTCTTCCCTCCTTATGTCCCATGTGTAAAGATCCCCTTAGGGTCTATTACGCAGTCGCCCAAGAATGGTTCCAATTTTTTCGGCGGTTATCCTGATTTCTTCCGTAGTATTACCCAATCCCCAGCTAAAACGAATCGCTGAATGCAAAAATGCTTCTGGAAGCTTCATCGCTTTGAGCACATGGGACAATTCAAGAGAACCTGATGTACATGCCGAGCCGCTGGCAACAGCAATCCCCTCCATATCGAGGTTCATTAACATCGTTTCCGTTGACACTTCAGGGAAGCTAATATTTATAATGTTGGGAAGCGTGAATTCGGGATGGCCGTTCACATGAAAATGCTCTGCGCCCACGTTCTCCTCCAATTGTTGAAGCAACAATGCTCTAAGCTGCAGATCATGCTCGTAACGCATTTGTTGTTCTGCCGAAACAAGTCGTAATGCTTCAGCGAATCCGGCAATGCCCGCCATGTTCTCTGTTCCTGCACGTCTCTGCCGCTCCTGCAACCCTCCGTGTGCTCTTGCTTCCAGTACAACGCCACGCCGCACATAGAGTGCACCGACACCTTGCGGCCCATTGATTTTGTGAGCAGAGAAACTAATCAAATCCACGGGCAAGTCATGACAGGAAATTTGTTGTGTACCCAATGCTTGAACCGCATCGGTATGGAACCAGATATTATGCTGTCTTGCAAGCTCACCAATCTCACGTATAGGCTGAATTGTACCCACTTCATTGTTGGCAAACATAATCGTAATCAGAATCGTGTCTGGGCGAATGGCATCACGTAACTCATCCACGTTAATTCTTCCGTGTTGATCAACAGGCAGATAAGTTACTTCGTACCCTTGACGCTCCAATTCTTGACATGTATGCAATACGGCATGATGTTCAATCTCCGTTGTAATGACATGACGTCCACGATCTTTTCTTGCTGACACCGCACCAAAAATAGCTAGATTATCACTTTCCGTTCCACCCCCAGTGAATACTAGCTCGTCCGGCAAACAGTCCAAAGCCTTGGCTACAGCATCTCTTGAGCCGCTGACAACGCGTTTGGCATCTCGTCCAAATGCATGAATACTAGACGCATTCCCATATTGCTCTGTCATAACTTTCATCATCGCTTCTGCGACTTGTGGATGCATTGGTGTGGATGCAGCGTGATCCAGGTAGATTCTTTGCATTTCACTTCACTCCGTTATCGTTAAAGTACGAATTCGCAATTAAATTTACATGTACAACTATGTTTAAAAGCTCGTTGCATGGCTAAAGCCCCCATAATGGGGGCTTTATATGTGTGATCTCTGATGCTCGTCATCTTATTTAGATATGGAACATTTCATTAAATGTAGAACATATAGCTGTCTTTTTTCTCCTGATCCTCGAACGTAATAAGATCCTTCAATGTCGTGGAATCCAGCACCTCTGCAATGCTATCACGAATACGCAGCCATAGATCCCGTTTAGCTGGGTCATCTTCTTCAGTGAAGTCCACCGGAGAGATCGGCCCTTCCAGTACGCGAATCACGTCACCTGCGGTTACTGTCGCAGGATCGCCTGCGAGAATGTAGCCACCGTATGCACCGCGAATACTTTTAACAAGTCCTGCATTACGCAGCGGAGCGATCAGTTGCTCCAGATAATGCTCGGAAAGCTGGTTGCGCTCGGCAATGCTTTTAAGTGATGTAGGGCCTTCGCCTGTTCTTGCAGCCAGCTCCATCATGATTGTGAGACCGTAGCGGCCTTTTGTTGATATCTTCAAAGGAGTCACCTCTTTCAATTTTCGAAAAAACGCACGATAAATCTGAACTTACCCTATGTGATTCATGACCGTCTTTCCCTTATGGTGTGGTTAAGAATGGGAAAATACAGGTCTTATACTTCTAATCCTACGTATTCCGATCATAACCCTCAGCTAATGTTAACATATCTGTCTGCGTTATGGAAAACAAAGATTGACGATTTTCAAAAAATGTACGCCTACAGTGGACACTATCCAAAATTGGCCGGGTGTATCGTAACTTAGACCAGGTTATGCTAAAATGGATAAACGAAACACATTTATATATAGAAGTGGTGATAACGATGTCCAAAACAATTGAAAATACACGGGTCGTCGTTGGCATGTCCGGAGGTGTCGATTCTTCCGTAACTGCGCTCTTATTGAAAGAGCAAGGATACGATGTCATCGGCATTTTCATGAAAAACTGGGATGACACAGACGAGTTCGGCCACTGTACCGCTGAAGAAGATTCAGAGGATGTGCGCCGGGTTTGTGAACAGATCGGCATTCCATACTACACTGTCAACTTCGAGAAAGAATACTTTGATAAAGTATTTTCCTATTTCCTTGATGAATATAAGTCAGGTCGCACGCCAAATCCTGATGTCATGTGTAATCGTGAGATCAAGTTCGGCGAATTCCTGAACAAAGCGCTTGATCTGGGTGCAGATTATGTAGCAACAGGTCACTACGCCCGCCTTGTTGAAGAGGATGGTCAATTCAAACTGCTGCGTGGTGTAGACAATAACAAGGATCAGACCTATTTCCTTAACGCTCTCAATCAGAACCAGCTATCCAAAGCAATGTTCCCGATCGGTCATCTTCCTAAACCGGAAGTACGCAAAATTGCTGAAGCAGCCGGTCTGTACACTGCGAAGAAAAAAGATAGTACAGGTGTCTGCTTTATTGGCGAGCGCAACTTCAAAGAGTTCCTGAGTAACTACCTACCTGCCAAAGGTGGAGATATGGTCGATATCGTTACTGGTGAAGTCAAAGGTCGTCATGATGGCCTAATGTACTACACACTTGGACAGCGCCAAGGTCTCGGTATTGGTGGGTCTGGTAATGGTGAGCCTTGGTTTGTTGCTGATAAGGATCTAGAGCGTAATCAATTGCTCGTTGTACAGGGCGATGCCCATGCAAGCTTGTACTCAACAGGGCTCACAGCAACTGGTGTAAACTGGATTGCCGGCGCCGAGAAGGTGCCTAACGTTCCATTCCGCTGTACCGCAAAATTCCGTTATCGCCAGCCAGATCAAGGCGTAACGCTGACATGGCAAGCAGACGGTAGTGTCGATGTACAATTCGACCAACAGCAAAAAGCCATTACGCCAGGACAAGCTGTCGTTTTCTACGACGGAGAAGTATGCCTGGGCGGTGGAACCATTGATCAAGTGCAAAAGGTACCTGTACCCGCAATGCAATAACAAACACTCTTTATGATGTAGTGTAGGGCTGTTTGCACAGTCCTTCCATTATCATGAAGAAAGCCTTGTATCTCGATAAGAAAAGCCACCTTTCATGTATACCATGAGAGATGGCTTTTTTCCTGCTTTTTATTGCAAAAAAAATAAATTTTTCTATCTTGGCAACTCACCTGATTTCCTCGTTCGTCACACGATCCAGGTTCCTACATAAGCAGCAGCAACACCTAGCACGACCGAACTAACGACGTACACCGCAGCTCTCGCATAACGCGCTTGATTCAACAAGCCCAGTGTTTCATACCCGAAGGTGGAGAAGGTGGTATATGCTCCGCAAAAACCTGTACCCCCTACCACCCATAACCAATCAGGTATGATAGCCGACTGGTGGCAGCCATATAGTAAACCCAGCAATAGAGAACCACTAATATTAATTATCCAGGTTCCCCACGGAAACCCCGTACCGATGGATCCCGAGATCCATTTTCCCAGGCTATAACGAAGCAATGCACCCACCATACCTGCACACCCAATCCACAGGATCATGAAGCACCTCCTGCCGATGATTGGCCGAGCATACGATGTCCAATCTTGATGCCAAGTCCACAGAGAAGTAGGCCCGTAACCAAACTGACGAACAGGTATATCAGAGCTCTTTCCCATAATCCTCCGTCGAACAATCGTACGATATCTAGACTAAACGTAGAGAATGTAGTGAATGCCCCCGTAAAACCAGTGCCGATCGCTAGGCGGAGTTGAGGTGTTATTTTACCCGGAATAGCAATGGTGAAGAACCACCCAAGGAACAAGCTTCCAAGCGCATTAATCAACAGTACCGCCCAAGGAAAACCTTCGTTCGCTGCAGGCATCCAGACCTGTACTCCATACCGGGTAAGTGTTCCTACCAATCCACCACACGCCACATATATGAATTCTTTCATGACTACAGGTCTCTGCGCCGTTGTTGATTCAGCCGAATTTTCGATTCATTCCCCTGCTCAGTCGCTTCGTAAAATACACGGCGTGATAGTTGCTTAGGTAGGTATTCCTGCTTCACATAATGACCTGGATAGTTATGAGGATATTGATATCCTTCATGTCCAAGTTTCACCGCGCCTGAGTAATGGGTATCCCTCAAATGAAGGGGTACCTCTGCCGATTTCACTTCATCGATGGCATTCATCGCTTTGGATATGGCCGTATACACCGCATTCGATTTAGGGCTCTCTACCGCAAATAGAATCGCTTGAGCAATGTTCAGCTTGGCTTCCGGCCATCCGTTGTTCCGGTATGCATCCAATGCGCCAATGGCTTGTGTCATCGCTTGTGGGTTAGCAAGTCCAATGTCCTCACTGCTCGCTGCAATCAGGCGACGAATAAACGTCATCGGATCCATACCGAGCTTCTCCACTGCATATAAAAACCAGAATAACGCCGCATCACTAGAACCACGAATGCTCTTATGGAAGGCAGATAACACATCATACTGCGTTGATTCATCCGCTTTTACAATGGGACGCCGAATCGACTCCTCCGCTACACCAAGCGTAATATGAATCGTACCATCCTTCTCCGGTGGCGTCGTCAGGGCAGCCAGTTCAAGTGCATTTAACGCCCGGCGAATATCCCCATTAGCCATCGTAGCGATGTGCTCCAGCGCTTCCTCGTCTACCTGCAGCTCCATGAAGCCCAGCCCTTTGTCTGCATCCGTAAGCGCACGACGCATCGCAATCAGAGAATGCTCCTTGTTCAAGGACTCCAACTGGAACAGGGTGGAACGACTCATTAAAGCTCCATTCACATAGTGAAAGGGATTCTCCGTTGTAGCTCCGATAAAAATAATGGTGCCTTTCTCCACTGCTGGAAGAAGTGCATCCTGTCTAGAGCTATTGAAGCGATGAACCTCATCCAGAAATAGAATCGTTTTAGTTCCATACAGCTGTTTGTTCGTCTGCGCCTGTTCGATCACTTCACGCACATCTTTGACAGAGGCATCCACTGCGTTGAGACGCACAAATTGACCCTGTGTATGCTTCGAGATGATGTTAGCAAGAGTTGTCTTACCACAGCCTGGAGGGCCGTATAATAAAATCGAGGAAATCTGATCCGCTTCGATCGCACGTCGCAGCAGCTTCCCCTGTCCGATAATGTGTTCTTGTCCAATATATTCATCAAGCTGCTCTGGCCGCATCCGGTCAGCGAGCAGTCTTGCCTGTGGCTGTGAATCTTGTTGAAATGAAAATAAATCCATGATCTATCACTTCCTTAACTAATGACCTGTACTCTCTATCATATCATATTCTTTCGGTAGCAAATCCATAAATGCACGTAGAGCACTACTAACAAAGGCATCTTTGCGAGTGATAAAATACGTCATCATATGATTCATACCCAAAGGAAGTGGATGTTTACGCAGTAATCCTTGTTGCAGATGTTGCCGAATCACAATTTCAGGTAACAAAGAAATCCCCATACCTGAAGTAACCCCACTGATAATGGCTTCAAGGGTACCAAACTCCATAATTACGGGACGATTAACACCGTTGCTTCGTAACCAATCTTCCAAAATTTGACGATAGGAGCACCCCATGCTGTATACCAAAACAGGCTTCTCAACGAGTTCTTGATTCTCTGGACGAATGCCAGAGGATACAATAAATAATTCCTCGTCGTAGACGGGTACCGCAGAGAGATCAGGATGATCACATGAACAGCCTATAAAGGCTCCTTCCAGCTCATAACCCAGCACCTGATCCATAAGAGATTGTGAGTTGCCTGTGCTTAATGACAGGGAAACCGATGGATACAGCGTATAATAACTTGCAAACAGCTCTGGCAATCGTACAGCCGCAGCCGTCTGTGTAGAGCCTATTCGTAGCGGACCTGTTGGCTCATTGGTGGCACATAGTGCTTTCTCTGCCTCATTCAGCAATCCGATAATCTTATCTGCATAGGTAAGCAGCAACTCCCCCGCAGGAGATAACGTCATCCCCCGATTATGACGAATGAACAGTAATGTACCGACCTCTGCCTCTAAGTATTTGATTCTCGCTGTGACATTGGACTGCACATATCCCAGGCGCTCCGCTGCCTTGGTCAAATTGCCTTCCTGGGCTACAACTTGGAATATTCGTAGATCTCCGCTCTCCATATAATGAACATACCCTCCTCATCTGACATCACTATTAATGATATCAAGATCATTAACAATCATTATACAGTATGGCAGATCAGCCCTACAATTGAGGTTATCAGGATACAGCGTATAGCTGTTTCACCCTAGGAGGATGTATAAGTATGTCTAATCGACACCATAGTTGGACAGAGCAAGTGGTTTTAATTACTGGAGGTGGTACAGGCATCGGACGAGCAACCAGCATACTTTTGGCTGAACGAGGCGCGAAGGTTGTTATCAATTACTCTCGTTCCCGTGAAGATGCCGAGGCGACTGTGCAGTTTATTAGGGACTTAGGTGGGCAGGCCATGAGCATTCAAGCTAACGTTGCATCTGACCATGAGGTTCGTCGAATGG
This genomic interval carries:
- the alaS gene encoding alanine--tRNA ligase, with protein sequence MKASEIRSKWLEFFASKGHKIEPSASLVPHNDPSLLWINAGMAPLKPYFDGREKPENPRLANSQKCIRTNDIENVGKTRRHHTFFEMLGNFSIGDYFKEETIEWAWEFLTSKEWIGFDPERLSVTVYPEDEEAFKLWNEKIGLPAERIIKLDENFWDIGEGPCGPCTEIFYDRGEAYGNDMSDPEMYPGGENERYLEVWNLVFSQFNHNKDGSYTPLPNKNIDTGAGLERFASILQNVDSNFDTDLFQPMIQRTAALAGVKYNDSVEIDVALKVIADHIRTVSFAVGDGILPGNDGRGYVIRRLLRRAVRYGKVLGLDRPFLYELTTTVGEVMGVYYPEVVEKQEFIAKVIKTEEERFHETLSDGLAILADISAAAKAEGRTVISGPEAFKLYDTYGFPFDLTEDYAAENGLTVDREGFDVSMQRQRDLGRAGRQENESMKAQGGPLADLEVKSEFVGYTDLLKEAKVVAIVADEALVDAVGEGQSCQVILDQTPFYAESGGQVSDQGLLRGANMTAKVQGLFKAPMGQHVHLVVVEAGELRVGDVIKAEVDASKRGDIIKNHTATHLLHKALKDVLGTHVNQAGSLVEPQRLRFDFSHFGSITPEELTEIERQVNEQIWNRLNVNIELKAIDEAKEMGAMALFGEKYGDIVRVVQVGDYSLELCGGCHVNNTSEIGIFKLVSESGIGSGVRRIEAVTGRGAYLYVESQLELLKQSATLLKANVADVPKRIEGLNQQLKEAAREAESLQSKLSAMEAGQLTDQVVQAGNTQVLAARVDAPNMDALRTVADELKAKLPNAVLVLGAPADGKVNFVVAVPAEQVKQGLHAGKIVKEVAAVCGGGGGGRPDMAQAGGKDASKLDEALKVAVSLVSEHVV
- a CDS encoding AI-2E family transporter — translated: MEQLTKHKLFRYAIWLLLGLIILYFIWLLRPLLLHIYGFLKTVLAPFIVALIISYVLNPIVSMLGGRKVPRTIAVLLIYAFFLTCIGVILMNVIPVLIEQLEELNEHMPELSMRAQSLMNSMDNKLMPPSVRTGMNSWFFQMEDRLTQGITVLMDNIGATINVLFNVFIVPFLIFYMLKDFEVFERTVVAYLPRSRRKAIVSVMKEIDAALGNYIRGQFIVCVIVGIFAYIGYVIVDMPYALLLASIVAVFNIVPYLGPFLGAAPAVVMASTVSLKMVLFVVIVNTLCQVLESNVISPQVVGRTLHLHPLSIIFALLVGGELAGIVGLILAVPVFAVLKVIMQHFFAYYIKRRIE
- a CDS encoding PRC-barrel domain-containing protein; this encodes MKLQEMIGLAVFDVEDGKQVGKIQDFIVSDDWKIEGIELENKGLFTSHVKIVQWQDIVAYGEDAVMIRNQQAVRKTGADDIKHTYLLGQSKLKERNVLTEEGLLLGRISDVYFDQELGNTIIGIEITDGFVSDLIEGRKWLPCTSDMSIGENAVMVPPLSEQRLENAIHSVNG
- a CDS encoding cysteine desulfurase family protein; protein product: MQRIYLDHAASTPMHPQVAEAMMKVMTEQYGNASSIHAFGRDAKRVVSGSRDAVAKALDCLPDELVFTGGGTESDNLAIFGAVSARKDRGRHVITTEIEHHAVLHTCQELERQGYEVTYLPVDQHGRINVDELRDAIRPDTILITIMFANNEVGTIQPIREIGELARQHNIWFHTDAVQALGTQQISCHDLPVDLISFSAHKINGPQGVGALYVRRGVVLEARAHGGLQERQRRAGTENMAGIAGFAEALRLVSAEQQMRYEHDLQLRALLLQQLEENVGAEHFHVNGHPEFTLPNIINISFPEVSTETMLMNLDMEGIAVASGSACTSGSLELSHVLKAMKLPEAFLHSAIRFSWGLGNTTEEIRITAEKIGTILGRLRNRP
- the cymR gene encoding cysteine metabolism transcriptional regulator CymR, producing MKISTKGRYGLTIMMELAARTGEGPTSLKSIAERNQLSEHYLEQLIAPLRNAGLVKSIRGAYGGYILAGDPATVTAGDVIRVLEGPISPVDFTEEDDPAKRDLWLRIRDSIAEVLDSTTLKDLITFEDQEKKDSYMFYI
- the mnmA gene encoding tRNA 2-thiouridine(34) synthase MnmA, translated to MSKTIENTRVVVGMSGGVDSSVTALLLKEQGYDVIGIFMKNWDDTDEFGHCTAEEDSEDVRRVCEQIGIPYYTVNFEKEYFDKVFSYFLDEYKSGRTPNPDVMCNREIKFGEFLNKALDLGADYVATGHYARLVEEDGQFKLLRGVDNNKDQTYFLNALNQNQLSKAMFPIGHLPKPEVRKIAEAAGLYTAKKKDSTGVCFIGERNFKEFLSNYLPAKGGDMVDIVTGEVKGRHDGLMYYTLGQRQGLGIGGSGNGEPWFVADKDLERNQLLVVQGDAHASLYSTGLTATGVNWIAGAEKVPNVPFRCTAKFRYRQPDQGVTLTWQADGSVDVQFDQQQKAITPGQAVVFYDGEVCLGGGTIDQVQKVPVPAMQ
- the crcB gene encoding fluoride efflux transporter CrcB; amino-acid sequence: MILWIGCAGMVGALLRYSLGKWISGSIGTGFPWGTWIINISGSLLLGLLYGCHQSAIIPDWLWVVGGTGFCGAYTTFSTFGYETLGLLNQARYARAAVYVVSSVVLGVAAAYVGTWIV
- the crcB gene encoding fluoride efflux transporter CrcB, with the protein product MKEFIYVACGGLVGTLTRYGVQVWMPAANEGFPWAVLLINALGSLFLGWFFTIAIPGKITPQLRLAIGTGFTGAFTTFSTFSLDIVRLFDGGLWERALIYLFVSLVTGLLLCGLGIKIGHRMLGQSSAGGAS
- a CDS encoding replication-associated recombination protein A, which produces MDLFSFQQDSQPQARLLADRMRPEQLDEYIGQEHIIGQGKLLRRAIEADQISSILLYGPPGCGKTTLANIISKHTQGQFVRLNAVDASVKDVREVIEQAQTNKQLYGTKTILFLDEVHRFNSSRQDALLPAVEKGTIIFIGATTENPFHYVNGALMSRSTLFQLESLNKEHSLIAMRRALTDADKGLGFMELQVDEEALEHIATMANGDIRRALNALELAALTTPPEKDGTIHITLGVAEESIRRPIVKADESTQYDVLSAFHKSIRGSSDAALFWFLYAVEKLGMDPMTFIRRLIAASSEDIGLANPQAMTQAIGALDAYRNNGWPEAKLNIAQAILFAVESPKSNAVYTAISKAMNAIDEVKSAEVPLHLRDTHYSGAVKLGHEGYQYPHNYPGHYVKQEYLPKQLSRRVFYEATEQGNESKIRLNQQRRRDL
- a CDS encoding LysR family transcriptional regulator, producing MESGDLRIFQVVAQEGNLTKAAERLGYVQSNVTARIKYLEAEVGTLLFIRHNRGMTLSPAGELLLTYADKIIGLLNEAEKALCATNEPTGPLRIGSTQTAAAVRLPELFASYYTLYPSVSLSLSTGNSQSLMDQVLGYELEGAFIGCSCDHPDLSAVPVYDEELFIVSSGIRPENQELVEKPVLVYSMGCSYRQILEDWLRSNGVNRPVIMEFGTLEAIISGVTSGMGISLLPEIVIRQHLQQGLLRKHPLPLGMNHMMTYFITRKDAFVSSALRAFMDLLPKEYDMIESTGH